CCCGCACGATGGGGGCCTGGGCAATGGCCTCCCCCACCAGGCCCGGGTCTGACGCCGCCACCCGGGTGCCCGCCGGGGCCTGGGGCTGGGCGCCAACCGCCTGGCTTATCTCCTGCTCAATCTTCTGGGCCAGCCGGTAGTGGGTGCGGATGGCATCCTCCAGGCCCCCGTGGAGGGGGATGACCACCCGGAGGCGCTTCCTTGAGAGGGCCGCCAGGGTATCCACGGTGGCCACATCGGAGGGGTCTTCCATGGCCACGGTGAGGACATCCCCCTCCACCTTAAGGGGCAGTACCCGATGCTCCCTGGCCACCTCCTCGGGGACAAGGGCAACAGCCTCGGCCTCAACCTCATACTGGCGCAGGTCTACTACGGGGACATTGAACTGAAAGGAGAGGACAGTAGCCAGTGTCTCAGCGCTGATGATGTTGTCCTGGAGGAGGACCTCCACCAGCTTGCGGCCCTGGCCCCGGGCTTTCTCCTGGGCCTTGGCCAGCTCCTGGGGCTTGAGGAAAGCCCCCTCCACCAAGACCTGGCCGATGTCCTTCCTGGTCTTGGCACGCTCCATCATTTCAGCCCTGTCTGGGTCACCTTCACCCCCCACAGCCACCACACCTTATCCCCATCCCTCACCTCAGCGGAGAAGCCCTCCACCTCAGCCGGTTCCACCGAGGCGCGGAAGACCCAGTCCCCCAGCACCATGTTCTCCTTAAGGGGATAGCCCATGCGGAGCCACGTCTCCAACTTGGAAAGCTCGGGGTCCATCATCGCTTCTCCGTCCTGGTCTCCAGAGTCTCCCCCGGGGCCAGGGCCACCTTCTTCAGGTCCACCCCGTAGCGGAGCATCCAGTACCAGACGGTGCTGCGGCTCACCCCCAGCGCCTCTGCCATCCGGGGCAACCCCATCTCGTTGTACATCCGGGGCAAAAGCTTCTCCAGCGGCTGGTTGTACCGCTCCTCCACCCCTCTCATCAGCTTTGTCCTCCTCATCGCCATGGCTCCACCCCCCTTTCAACGCAATATGCTAGCATAAATCTAATATTTTGTCAAGACCTTGTTTAACATTAGATTAACTAAACTCTAGAGTAGTATTGGAAGAATATTAGCATATGCTTAGAACACGGCCAATACATTAGTTCTGCCAATCAATAGTATAGCACTTCTGTTCTAGGATTTCCTCTTGACGGGTGGCGAGGGGGAGGGGATAATTGCTCAGAGGGCGGGTGTAACTCAGGGGTAGAGTGCCTGCTTCCCAAGCAGGCTGTCGTGGGTTCGAATCCCATCACCCGCTCCACAGATAACTTAAGGCGCCCTCAGTGGAACTCGTGTCATGACCGTGTGGCTGGAGCTGATACGAAGTAGCCAAGATTGCTGCCTAGGGTTGCCGACAAACACTAGTCCTAAGGACCTATGGACTTTCGGCAGGGGGACTAATAGAGTGGTGGCGTCTTCACCGGACGGGAGCAGTTCGGCCCCTGAACAAGGAGGCGGCGGATGGTGTTTGTGAAGAGGGCGGGCCTGAACTCCACGGTTATCCCCCCTGCTGAGTCCCTGCAGCATCCCCATGGGCCCTTCCAGGGTCCTCCCATAGCCTCTTTCCCAACGCCCTAACAGCAGAGACTGGCCAGGCCCCCTCGCATCAACGCGGGGGGGAGCGACCATGGACCAGGCAGAGAAGAGGCCAGGCAATTGGCGGGCGCGGTGCATCGGTCTTACCACCGGGGCCTTCAGCCTTTATTGGCCGCATGGCCACTGGGACGGAGCATAATGGCAGCGATTACGCCTGAAGCCGCCACCAAAGCCAGAGTGCTCAGGGCATTTCAAGAATCAGCACCGGTCGATTTGAGCATGTCTGATGCTGCCAGACGCGCGGGGGTCAGCCTGGCCACAGCCTCAACCTACATCAAGGTCCTGGTAGCCGAGGGTGCGCTGGAGGAGTCACGCCGCATAGGGAACGCCAAGCTCTTCCGCCTCAGATGAAAAGGCCTGTGGCCGGGCAGGGAATGCTTCGTAGTGCACCCTGCAAGAAAGGGGGTGAGAATCGGGGGTAGCAAAAGCTTGGACAACTCTGGCTGAAGCTAAGATGCTGAAAACTGTATAGATGGTGCCGGAAAGGGGGCGAGAATCAGGGGTAGCAAAACTGGGGGGAACGGGGGATGGGCCATCTTCCGGGCCAGCACTGGCAGGGAGAGGCTAGCCGGGCTCGGTCAGCCTCTGGAACTTCTCCTGGCAGGGGGGGTAGCGGTCCTGGAGGCCGCAGGTGGAACAGG
This genomic interval from Chloroflexota bacterium contains the following:
- a CDS encoding helix-turn-helix domain-containing protein, whose product is MRGVEERYNQPLEKLLPRMYNEMGLPRMAEALGVSRSTVWYWMLRYGVDLKKVALAPGETLETRTEKR
- a CDS encoding MarR family transcriptional regulator; the encoded protein is MAAITPEAATKARVLRAFQESAPVDLSMSDAARRAGVSLATASTYIKVLVAEGALEESRRIGNAKLFRLR